The proteins below come from a single Nostoc sp. KVJ3 genomic window:
- a CDS encoding armadillo-type fold-containing protein gives MAQASSDWQQLIDQIPNLNWSYPLFKTKGATKQQTFKHFSGPGGFLGFLTIVVAMLLWNWKLLLALLIGIGVMVLVYSMQDWDWQLHWSKIHKFLNSSSRRLALAVLSGGVATVSTYMASAIWVDSHSSWIAAGAIVQGVGTLLTLILLVWQIVNFYGNREEDHLDRLLVNLTDKDPLKRLITLRQLTKFISRQRVDSSGQQDVIECLQLLLSREEEVAIREAAFKSLQACDRLQALPLKTAPYQQKLNTTFISH, from the coding sequence TTGGCACAGGCTTCGTCTGATTGGCAGCAATTGATCGACCAGATCCCCAATTTGAACTGGTCGTATCCATTGTTCAAGACAAAGGGAGCTACAAAGCAGCAAACATTTAAGCATTTCTCTGGGCCTGGGGGCTTTCTTGGGTTCCTGACAATTGTTGTTGCTATGTTGTTGTGGAACTGGAAACTGTTATTGGCTCTCTTAATTGGCATTGGAGTAATGGTATTGGTTTACTCAATGCAGGATTGGGACTGGCAATTGCACTGGTCTAAGATACATAAGTTCTTAAACAGTTCAAGTCGTCGGTTAGCTTTAGCAGTCCTTAGTGGTGGTGTTGCTACCGTCAGCACTTACATGGCCTCTGCAATTTGGGTTGACTCTCACAGTTCTTGGATTGCTGCCGGAGCCATTGTCCAAGGCGTGGGAACCCTGTTAACTTTAATTTTATTGGTATGGCAAATTGTCAACTTCTATGGAAATCGAGAGGAAGACCACCTCGATCGGTTGTTGGTCAATTTAACAGATAAAGATCCTTTGAAACGGTTGATTACCCTCCGTCAACTAACTAAATTCATCAGCCGTCAACGAGTTGATTCTTCAGGGCAGCAAGATGTTATCGAATGCTTGCAACTCTTACTCAGTCGAGAAGAGGAAGTTGCCATCCGAGAGGCAGCTTTTAAGAGTTTACAAGCTTGCGATCGCCTACAAGCGCTACCCCTTAAAACCGCTCCGTATCAGCAAAAGTTAAATACTACCTTTATTAGTCATTAG
- a CDS encoding alpha/beta fold hydrolase, producing MFQPQGFEQRSINTSLGRIVYYTAAGLPWQDNVTAKDDRETLVFLHGFGGGSSAYEWSKVYPAFAAEYRVIAPDLIGWGRSEHPARSYKIDDYLTTIREFLEQTCNKPVIAIASSLTAAFTIRVAAAHPDLFKSLILTTPAGLSDFGEDYSRSFFAQLVSVPVVDRLIYSTGVATSGGIRSFLEQRQFAQSNRVYEEIVDAYLQSAQQPNAEYAALSFVRGDLCFDLSLYIQQLTTPTAIIWGQKSEFTGPSIGRRLAEINPQAIRFFQELQDVGLTPQLEVPAVTIGLIRKFLPLLT from the coding sequence ATGTTTCAACCACAAGGATTTGAACAACGCTCCATAAATACCTCACTGGGTAGGATTGTATATTATACTGCCGCCGGTTTACCTTGGCAAGATAATGTAACCGCCAAAGACGATCGGGAAACTTTGGTATTTCTGCACGGCTTTGGTGGTGGATCTTCTGCTTATGAGTGGTCGAAAGTTTATCCAGCTTTTGCTGCCGAATATCGGGTGATTGCGCCCGATTTAATCGGTTGGGGGAGGTCTGAGCATCCTGCACGCAGTTATAAGATTGACGATTATTTGACTACGATTCGGGAGTTTTTAGAGCAGACTTGTAATAAGCCAGTAATCGCGATCGCTTCTTCTTTGACCGCAGCCTTTACAATTCGAGTAGCAGCAGCTCATCCTGATTTATTCAAGTCTTTAATTCTCACTACCCCCGCCGGACTTTCCGACTTTGGCGAAGACTACTCGCGTAGTTTTTTTGCCCAGTTAGTCAGCGTTCCCGTTGTTGACCGTTTAATCTACAGCACTGGAGTAGCTACCAGTGGAGGTATTCGCAGCTTCTTAGAGCAACGGCAATTTGCTCAGTCTAATCGAGTGTATGAAGAAATTGTCGATGCTTATTTACAATCCGCTCAACAGCCTAATGCTGAGTATGCGGCACTATCCTTTGTTCGTGGGGATTTATGCTTTGATTTATCCCTTTACATTCAACAATTGACCACTCCCACCGCTATTATTTGGGGACAAAAGTCAGAATTTACAGGGCCTTCAATTGGTCGCCGCCTTGCCGAAATTAATCCCCAAGCAATCCGATTTTTTCAAGAGTTGCAAGATGTGGGGTTAACACCGCAGTTGGAAGTGCCAGCAGTCACAATTGGGTTAATTCGCAAATTTTTGCCTTTACTTACTTAA
- a CDS encoding type I restriction enzyme HsdR N-terminal domain-containing protein, translating to MTIPESIKKFIIWIQGFDHYLLRNEDDVKEKFILPMFHYLCYPEKCHREYSLKTSRAGKYGRNSEIAQIYYTTDNVDQQNTDTSLVFIKAIKPQEIKLNGAIEQAKFYSHHLNLIFFIVTNGYQIKVFKRLDHYPEELIFDTTIEALRDNDIASNFYHQLNFNLVKNIAKNSKYNLRENFISYHPDLSDFLEKCDFEPSNTREGYRLVVVKKKVAIACNLPKPFAEGNCQIEFSSIILRGLKIYLNHQDILGQLMTGLHTKPHWGCRSCFKQLDRNTFEVYLGQTTLILSELEAADLCLCIDGICQEYKNLIIEFENILETWNFDFVKDSKSRGFILFSVKQELWELMQQFANEFDYTKGKSEWHLFHRKDISIRVSRGIHDHTFLFSKNDPNFSLLNNNQMNIIYEVNDVHLQSIETNKLTLWQQDIGIRGTWTARYTKQWLLEKYIPKVIHYYSQKSHLSETESLDKITNYTSDCVLIREIYNIRDLAPYLHDIQSWLYIYVENIAASLLKPYYQAYTNLVRNTDSSIAGIDYIIGNLRKIEWRNTQEEIINNPKDSKNLTFKYAMDCLDRQVARINNCEYENSLKADLITRIFIWIIENGKISFSQAQLNAAKQALLPLWEQSRFEMRHVYPNR from the coding sequence ATGACTATTCCAGAGTCAATTAAAAAATTTATTATATGGATACAAGGTTTTGACCATTATCTTTTACGAAATGAAGATGATGTCAAGGAAAAATTTATTTTGCCAATGTTTCACTATCTCTGTTATCCAGAGAAATGTCATCGTGAATACTCTTTAAAGACATCTAGAGCGGGAAAATACGGTAGAAATTCAGAAATTGCTCAGATTTATTACACAACAGATAATGTTGATCAACAAAATACAGATACCTCACTTGTTTTTATTAAAGCAATAAAACCACAAGAAATTAAATTAAATGGCGCTATTGAGCAAGCTAAATTTTATAGTCATCACCTTAATCTAATATTTTTTATTGTTACAAATGGATATCAAATAAAGGTTTTTAAGCGTCTGGATCACTATCCAGAAGAATTAATATTTGATACAACTATTGAGGCACTCAGAGATAATGATATTGCATCAAATTTTTATCATCAGCTAAATTTTAATTTGGTTAAAAATATTGCTAAAAATAGTAAATATAACTTAAGAGAAAATTTTATCAGCTACCATCCAGATTTGTCAGATTTTTTAGAAAAATGTGATTTTGAGCCTTCTAATACTAGAGAAGGCTACCGCTTAGTTGTTGTGAAAAAGAAAGTAGCGATCGCCTGTAATTTACCCAAACCTTTTGCAGAGGGTAATTGTCAAATAGAGTTCAGCAGCATCATTTTAAGAGGTCTAAAAATTTACTTAAACCATCAAGATATTTTAGGTCAACTAATGACTGGATTGCACACCAAGCCACATTGGGGATGTCGTAGTTGTTTTAAACAGTTAGATAGAAATACTTTTGAGGTATATTTAGGTCAAACAACTCTAATTTTATCAGAGTTAGAAGCAGCAGATTTATGTTTATGTATTGATGGAATTTGTCAAGAATATAAAAACCTAATCATCGAATTTGAAAATATTTTAGAAACATGGAATTTTGATTTTGTTAAAGATTCCAAAAGTCGAGGTTTTATCCTTTTTTCTGTTAAACAAGAATTATGGGAGTTAATGCAGCAATTTGCTAATGAGTTTGATTATACTAAAGGGAAGTCAGAATGGCATCTATTCCATAGAAAAGATATATCAATTAGGGTGAGTCGAGGAATTCACGATCATACATTTCTCTTCTCCAAAAACGATCCAAATTTTTCTTTATTAAATAATAATCAAATGAACATAATTTATGAAGTAAATGATGTTCATTTACAATCTATTGAGACAAATAAACTTACTTTATGGCAACAAGATATTGGAATTCGGGGAACCTGGACAGCGAGATATACCAAACAGTGGTTATTAGAGAAATATATCCCAAAAGTTATTCATTATTATTCACAAAAGTCTCATCTATCTGAAACTGAATCACTGGACAAAATCACAAATTATACCAGTGACTGTGTTTTGATTAGAGAAATTTATAATATTAGAGATTTAGCACCTTATCTTCACGATATACAATCTTGGCTATATATATATGTAGAAAATATTGCTGCTTCTCTGTTGAAACCATATTACCAAGCCTATACAAATTTGGTGCGTAATACTGATTCTTCCATAGCAGGTATAGATTATATTATCGGAAATTTGCGTAAGATTGAGTGGAGAAATACGCAAGAAGAAATTATTAATAATCCCAAGGACTCGAAAAACTTGACTTTTAAATATGCTATGGATTGCTTAGATCGGCAAGTAGCAAGAATAAATAATTGTGAATACGAGAATAGTTTAAAGGCAGATTTAATAACTCGGATATTTATTTGGATTATAGAAAATGGAAAAATTTCTTTTTCGCAAGCTCAATTAAATGCTGCTAAACAGGCTTTGCTACCACTTTGGGAACAAAGTCGTTTTGAAATGCGCCATGTGTATCCCAATCGATAG
- a CDS encoding ABC transporter ATP-binding protein, with protein sequence MTILTGKTNRSQPPGELRPPILETQGLTRRFGKLTAVNNLSISVEQGEVFGLLGPNGAGKSTVIKMLTTLLPLSAGKATLAGYDVTRQPNPVRRAIGYVPQALSADGSLTGYENLLIFAKLYGIPAKGRDRRIYEILEYMGLQDAAQRLVRNYSGGMIRKLEIGISVLHQPQILFLDEPTVGLDPIARTQVWQLVLQLCADYGTTIFLTTHFLEEADSLCNRVAIMQQGEVVITGSPSDLKASLNQPNATLDDVFIHHTGDQLTSGVNYRDTARTRRTAQRLG encoded by the coding sequence GTGACAATACTGACGGGAAAAACAAATCGATCGCAACCTCCTGGTGAACTAAGACCACCGATTTTGGAAACTCAGGGACTCACGCGCCGTTTTGGGAAGTTAACTGCTGTTAATAACCTGAGCATATCTGTGGAACAGGGTGAAGTATTTGGGCTACTTGGCCCCAATGGAGCGGGCAAAAGTACAGTTATTAAGATGTTGACAACTTTGCTACCTCTGAGTGCAGGGAAAGCAACCTTGGCTGGCTATGACGTGACTCGTCAACCCAATCCTGTAAGACGAGCTATCGGCTATGTACCGCAAGCGCTTTCTGCTGATGGTAGCCTGACGGGTTACGAAAACCTTTTAATCTTCGCCAAGCTGTATGGAATCCCAGCGAAAGGACGCGATCGCCGGATCTATGAGATTTTAGAATATATGGGTTTGCAAGATGCGGCGCAGCGTTTGGTACGAAACTACTCTGGCGGGATGATCCGCAAGCTGGAAATTGGCATATCAGTTTTACATCAACCCCAAATTCTCTTTCTCGATGAGCCGACTGTCGGACTAGATCCCATCGCTCGGACACAAGTATGGCAACTTGTGCTACAACTCTGTGCTGATTACGGCACAACGATATTTTTAACAACCCACTTTTTAGAAGAAGCAGACAGTTTATGTAACCGAGTAGCAATTATGCAGCAAGGTGAAGTTGTAATTACAGGTTCACCAAGTGATTTAAAAGCTTCTTTAAATCAACCAAACGCAACTTTGGATGATGTCTTTATTCACCATACAGGCGACCAGTTAACATCAGGAGTGAACTACCGTGACACAGCAAGAACCAGACGTACTGCTCAACGGTTGGGTTAA
- a CDS encoding ABC transporter permease, with the protein MTQQEPDVLLNGWVKLPPTVRVNFISAIKELVTKTLAIAELEIRKLRHDPTDLVVRAVQPALWLLIFGQVFTRTRAIPTGNLPYLDFISAGILAQSILFVAIFSGGMTLIWERDLGIVHKFLASPTPRVAMVLGKALACGVRCLSQVVFIYGLAFLLGVKLNLHPLAILQVLLLVILGAGTFCIFSLIIGCLVKSRERMTGIGQLLTMPLFFASNAIYPISLMPSWLKLISHLNPLTYLVDGLRSTMILNGTSVYGFGLDCTILLLTLIILALIGGKLYPRVAM; encoded by the coding sequence GTGACACAGCAAGAACCAGACGTACTGCTCAACGGTTGGGTTAAATTACCACCCACTGTCCGAGTAAATTTCATCTCTGCAATTAAAGAGCTAGTTACGAAAACTTTAGCGATCGCGGAATTGGAAATCCGTAAACTCCGCCACGATCCCACTGATTTAGTCGTTCGGGCTGTGCAACCAGCTTTATGGCTGTTAATTTTTGGGCAAGTTTTCACCCGAACTCGCGCTATTCCTACGGGGAACTTACCCTATTTGGACTTTATCTCTGCTGGTATTTTGGCTCAAAGTATTCTGTTTGTGGCAATTTTTAGTGGTGGAATGACGCTAATTTGGGAGCGAGATTTAGGAATTGTCCATAAATTTTTAGCTAGTCCTACGCCTCGTGTGGCGATGGTGTTGGGCAAAGCCCTGGCGTGTGGGGTGCGGTGCTTATCTCAGGTAGTATTCATTTACGGATTAGCATTTTTATTAGGTGTCAAACTAAATCTTCATCCCCTAGCTATTCTCCAAGTACTGCTGCTAGTCATACTGGGGGCGGGAACATTTTGCATTTTTTCATTAATTATTGGCTGTTTGGTGAAAAGTCGAGAAAGGATGACGGGTATTGGACAATTGTTAACCATGCCGTTATTTTTTGCGAGCAATGCCATCTATCCGATTTCGTTGATGCCCAGTTGGTTAAAGTTGATTTCCCATTTAAATCCGTTGACTTATCTGGTTGATGGCTTACGCAGCACTATGATACTTAATGGCACTAGCGTCTATGGCTTTGGTCTGGATTGTACAATTCTCTTATTAACATTAATAATTTTGGCCCTCATTGGTGGAAAACTTTATCCACGGGTGGCCATGTAA
- a CDS encoding MarR family winged helix-turn-helix transcriptional regulator produces the protein MTLDKPNQGATSEECAARVMETVPLVMRFIRADMRAHSAAFLSIPQLRSLAFINRNPGASLSDLAEHLGVTSATASATIERLVQRDFVKRCAHPQERRRVLLNLTEDGKHHLKQSQDQTRAHITDLLKGLTEEQISNIEEGLTLLKNVFDKTELKAP, from the coding sequence ATGACCTTGGATAAACCTAATCAAGGTGCAACTTCCGAAGAATGTGCCGCTAGAGTAATGGAAACAGTTCCATTAGTGATGCGGTTTATCCGAGCGGATATGCGTGCCCATAGTGCCGCTTTTTTGTCTATACCTCAGTTGCGATCGCTCGCATTTATCAACCGCAATCCTGGGGCTTCATTATCTGACCTGGCAGAGCATTTAGGTGTCACGTCTGCCACGGCATCAGCAACCATAGAACGCTTAGTACAACGCGATTTTGTGAAACGCTGCGCTCATCCTCAAGAGCGGCGGCGGGTGCTGCTCAATTTGACTGAAGATGGAAAACACCATCTCAAGCAATCCCAAGATCAAACTCGCGCTCATATTACCGACCTGTTGAAAGGTCTAACAGAAGAACAAATTTCCAACATTGAAGAAGGCTTAACTCTACTAAAAAATGTCTTCGATAAAACGGAACTCAAAGCCCCATAA
- a CDS encoding MFS transporter: protein MSSIKRNSKPHNSEVAQHDPFAAFKFGDYRLFIIGRLVLSVGSQMQTVAIGWELYERTNSAIVLGGVGLAQVLPMIALTLITGHVADRRDRKLIMLLSVMLLALSSLALAVLSYTKGAIFLIYACLVLTGVARAFLRPASDALMWQLIPVSAFTNAATWNSSSFQLAAVIGPAFGGFGIALLGNATGVYVLAAIAALLCFILTVPIKEQKAIRTTEPISLKALSAGAKFVWQNQLILAAITLDMFAVLLGGAIALLPIFAKDILHVGPVELGYLQAAHSIGALTMAITLAYLPPLRKAGPALLWSVVGFGVVTIIFGLSHSFWLSMLMLILGGALDSISVVIRHTLVQIRTPDHLRGRVAAINSVFISASNELGGFESGLTAALFGPIISVVGGGIGTILVVIATAMIWPEIRKLGALQEYK, encoded by the coding sequence ATGTCTTCGATAAAACGGAACTCAAAGCCCCATAACTCTGAGGTTGCACAGCACGATCCCTTTGCAGCCTTTAAGTTTGGAGACTATCGGCTATTTATCATTGGACGGCTAGTGCTGTCCGTGGGGTCGCAAATGCAAACTGTAGCTATCGGCTGGGAACTCTATGAGCGGACTAACTCAGCGATAGTTCTTGGTGGTGTGGGACTAGCACAAGTCTTGCCGATGATTGCTCTCACCTTGATTACTGGACATGTGGCCGATCGCCGCGATCGCAAACTCATCATGTTACTGTCAGTGATGCTGCTAGCTCTCTCCTCGCTGGCTTTGGCAGTGCTTTCTTATACGAAGGGTGCAATTTTTCTAATTTACGCTTGCTTGGTATTAACAGGTGTCGCTAGGGCATTCCTCAGACCTGCTAGTGATGCATTAATGTGGCAATTGATACCTGTTAGTGCGTTTACTAATGCAGCAACCTGGAATAGTAGTAGCTTTCAGTTGGCTGCTGTGATTGGCCCAGCCTTCGGAGGATTTGGGATTGCGCTACTAGGGAATGCTACAGGAGTTTATGTATTAGCTGCGATCGCTGCGTTGCTGTGTTTTATTTTAACAGTACCGATTAAAGAGCAAAAAGCCATCCGCACAACTGAGCCAATCTCACTCAAAGCGCTGTCAGCTGGTGCTAAGTTTGTTTGGCAGAATCAGTTGATTTTAGCAGCAATCACATTAGATATGTTTGCTGTATTGTTGGGTGGTGCGATCGCATTGCTACCCATCTTTGCCAAAGATATTTTACACGTGGGGCCAGTGGAATTGGGATATCTCCAAGCAGCCCATTCCATCGGTGCTTTGACTATGGCCATTACCCTGGCGTATTTACCACCGTTACGCAAAGCAGGCCCGGCCTTATTGTGGTCAGTGGTTGGCTTTGGCGTTGTCACAATTATCTTTGGACTTTCTCATTCCTTTTGGCTATCTATGTTAATGCTGATTCTTGGTGGCGCACTAGATAGTATTAGCGTTGTGATTCGCCATACATTAGTTCAAATCAGAACACCGGATCATTTGCGTGGTCGGGTTGCTGCTATTAATAGCGTGTTTATTAGTGCCTCCAATGAATTAGGGGGCTTTGAGTCAGGCTTGACAGCAGCTTTGTTTGGCCCCATCATTTCCGTTGTAGGTGGTGGAATCGGTACAATTTTGGTGGTGATTGCTACAGCCATGATTTGGCCGGAAATCCGTAAGTTAGGGGCTTTACAGGAATATAAATAG
- the efeU gene encoding iron uptake transporter permease EfeU: protein MLFPFLIMFREGVEAALVVGIIASYLKQTGRTHLMKSVWIGIALATFICLAAGIILQITSQEFPQKQQELFEAVISLVAVGVLTWMVFWMRRAARSMKGELQSQIETAIQSGDKWGTALVWMSFFAVLREGLETVVFLLATFQQNLGIQAPVGALFGYAAALAVGVGIYQGGIRINLKRFFKWTGAFIILVAAGLLASGVRAFHEAGVWNLLQTVLFDASGVVPNNGFLGSLLVGFFGYNDAPTVSEAIAYLGYLIPTMSLFFLGDNARQKTTASHS, encoded by the coding sequence ATGCTTTTTCCCTTCTTGATCATGTTCCGAGAGGGCGTTGAAGCTGCGCTTGTCGTGGGGATAATTGCCAGTTATCTCAAGCAAACTGGGCGTACCCATTTGATGAAGTCAGTTTGGATTGGCATCGCATTAGCGACTTTTATTTGTCTCGCAGCTGGGATTATTTTGCAAATAACCAGTCAGGAGTTTCCGCAGAAACAACAGGAACTATTTGAAGCGGTAATTTCCCTCGTCGCAGTTGGGGTTCTCACCTGGATGGTTTTCTGGATGCGTCGTGCGGCTCGTTCGATGAAAGGCGAGTTACAGTCTCAAATTGAAACTGCCATTCAGTCGGGAGATAAATGGGGTACAGCACTGGTGTGGATGTCATTCTTTGCAGTACTGCGGGAAGGTCTGGAAACAGTAGTGTTTCTGCTGGCCACATTTCAGCAAAATTTGGGAATTCAAGCTCCCGTGGGGGCATTGTTTGGATATGCAGCCGCACTAGCCGTCGGTGTAGGCATCTATCAGGGTGGTATCCGCATCAACTTGAAGCGATTTTTTAAATGGACAGGAGCCTTCATTATCCTGGTTGCGGCTGGACTCTTAGCAAGTGGGGTGAGAGCTTTTCATGAAGCTGGAGTGTGGAATTTACTGCAAACAGTGTTATTCGATGCTAGCGGGGTAGTACCTAATAATGGGTTTCTTGGTTCACTTTTGGTAGGATTTTTTGGCTATAACGATGCCCCAACTGTCAGTGAGGCGATCGCCTATCTTGGCTATCTAATTCCTACCATGTCGCTGTTCTTCTTAGGGGATAACGCTAGACAGAAGACTACAGCAAGTCATTCTTAG
- the efeO gene encoding iron uptake system protein EfeO — translation MKNLLKYSTIICLIALTVAACESNKSSDTSTSNSPEAKVASDTSSSNTTETALAVTDTGCEPNQLTVTSGQNSFVLTNKSSKPVEWEILSGVKVVEEKENIAPGFVQKLKTNLEPGEYDMACGLRSNPKGKLTVKAGGDSQAKGTVDQGQLVGAIAEYKVYIIKEIDQLVAKTKILTDAVIAGDLAKAQKTYASAHLHYERTEPVAELFSDLDKSMDSRADDFAKKEADPQFTGYHRLEKALFQDKTTKGMKPYAEKLQKDALDLQKRIATLTIEPKNMVGGAADLIEEVGKTKISGEEDRYSRTDLWDFSANVDGSQKIVELLRPAIQKANPELLARVDANFTKVDQGLAKYKTPDGGFVNYDKVSETDKKEMKTAIAALAEDLSQLRGTLGVN, via the coding sequence ATGAAAAATCTTTTAAAGTATTCAACAATTATCTGTCTAATTGCCTTGACAGTAGCTGCTTGTGAATCCAACAAATCAAGCGATACTTCTACGAGTAATTCTCCAGAGGCTAAGGTCGCTAGTGATACTTCTAGTAGCAATACTACCGAAACTGCTTTGGCTGTGACAGATACAGGTTGCGAACCCAATCAACTGACAGTAACATCTGGGCAAAACAGCTTTGTGCTGACCAACAAAAGCAGCAAACCTGTGGAGTGGGAGATATTGTCTGGGGTGAAAGTCGTTGAGGAAAAGGAAAATATTGCTCCTGGCTTCGTTCAAAAACTCAAAACCAATCTAGAACCGGGTGAGTATGACATGGCTTGCGGTTTACGCAGCAATCCCAAAGGGAAACTCACAGTCAAGGCTGGAGGAGATTCTCAAGCCAAAGGGACTGTAGATCAGGGTCAATTAGTCGGTGCGATCGCAGAATATAAAGTCTACATCATCAAAGAAATTGACCAGCTGGTTGCTAAGACCAAGATATTGACAGATGCCGTCATTGCTGGCGACCTTGCCAAGGCTCAAAAAACCTATGCATCTGCCCATCTTCACTACGAACGCACAGAACCCGTAGCTGAATTGTTCTCAGACCTCGACAAAAGTATGGATTCCCGTGCTGATGACTTTGCCAAAAAAGAGGCCGACCCACAATTCACCGGATACCATCGCTTAGAGAAAGCTTTATTCCAGGACAAAACGACAAAAGGCATGAAACCCTATGCCGAAAAGCTACAGAAAGATGCACTAGATTTACAAAAGCGCATTGCCACCTTGACCATTGAACCGAAAAATATGGTTGGCGGTGCTGCTGACTTGATTGAAGAAGTGGGTAAAACCAAGATTTCTGGAGAAGAAGACCGTTACAGCCGGACTGATCTATGGGACTTCAGCGCTAATGTCGATGGTTCCCAAAAGATTGTCGAGTTATTGCGCCCCGCCATCCAAAAAGCCAACCCAGAACTATTGGCGCGTGTGGATGCAAATTTCACCAAAGTTGACCAAGGACTTGCTAAATACAAAACCCCTGATGGTGGTTTTGTGAACTACGACAAGGTGAGTGAAACAGACAAGAAAGAGATGAAAACAGCGATCGCTGCTCTTGCTGAAGATTTATCTCAATTGCGCGGCACTTTAGGCGTTAATTAA